Below is a window of Dehalococcoidia bacterium DNA.
AGTCCGCCGCCTTTCAGGCGCCGCCGAGGAGCTCTGTCACCACCGCGTTGACCTCGGCTCCATCGGCCTTGCCACGGAGCTGGGCCATGAGGACCGGCATCACCTTGCCCTTGTCGCGCGGGCCGCTGGCACCTACCTGCTCGATGATCTTGCGCGCCTCGGCGACGATCTCCTCGCGCGAGAGTTGTTGGGGGAGGTAGCCCATGAGCACGTCGATCTCCGCCTGCTCCCTGTCGACGAGGTCCTGGCGGTTTCCCTTGCGGAACTCCTCGATGCTCTCCCGCCGCTGCTTGACCTCTCGCGCCAACACAGCCATGACGCCGGCGTCATCAAGTGGGCCGCCGGCGGCGATCTCGGCGTTGTGCACCGCGGAGAGGGCCATGCGGAGGGTGCTCTTGCGCGTCTCGTCG
It encodes the following:
- a CDS encoding GatB/YqeY domain-containing protein — its product is MSIKETMNRDLREALRARDETRKSTLRMALSAVHNAEIAAGGPLDDAGVMAVLAREVKQRRESIEEFRKGNRQDLVDREQAEIDVLMGYLPQQLSREEIVAEARKIIEQVGASGPRDKGKVMPVLMAQLRGKADGAEVNAVVTELLGGA